One stretch of Planococcus sp. PAMC 21323 DNA includes these proteins:
- the folD gene encoding bifunctional methylenetetrahydrofolate dehydrogenase/methenyltetrahydrofolate cyclohydrolase FolD has product MTAKLIDGKAVSQKIKIQVQQRVEKLAQQEIIPGLAVVLVGENSASLTYVKNKKKTCEALGMRSDLHQFPETLTEQELLSKIDDLNKDSDIHGILVQLPLPKQIDEFKVISAISPEKDVDGFHPISVGNMMIGKEAFLPCTPHGIMELLAHYDIDPAGKHAVVIGRSNIVGKPIGQLLLQKDATVTYCHSKTKDLAHFTKQADILIAAIGKAKFIDHTFIKPGAVIIDVGMNRDENGKLCGDVDFEDVQETASYVTPVPGGVGPMTIAMLMGNTLQSAEKGL; this is encoded by the coding sequence ATGACTGCAAAATTGATTGATGGAAAAGCGGTAAGCCAAAAAATTAAAATACAAGTACAACAACGAGTGGAAAAATTGGCGCAGCAAGAGATCATTCCAGGACTTGCCGTTGTGTTGGTCGGTGAAAACTCGGCCTCTCTTACATATGTGAAAAACAAAAAGAAAACATGCGAAGCACTTGGTATGCGCTCAGATTTGCATCAATTTCCAGAGACATTAACTGAGCAAGAGCTGCTTTCAAAAATAGATGATTTAAATAAGGATTCAGACATTCATGGAATTCTTGTTCAATTGCCATTACCTAAACAAATAGATGAATTTAAAGTGATTTCTGCCATTAGCCCGGAAAAAGATGTGGATGGTTTCCATCCAATTTCAGTTGGTAATATGATGATCGGTAAAGAAGCCTTTTTACCATGTACGCCGCATGGCATAATGGAGCTACTTGCACATTATGATATCGACCCGGCTGGAAAACACGCTGTAGTAATTGGTCGAAGCAATATTGTCGGCAAACCAATTGGTCAATTATTATTGCAAAAAGATGCAACCGTTACATATTGTCACTCAAAAACAAAAGATTTAGCACATTTTACTAAACAAGCGGATATTTTGATTGCTGCTATTGGAAAAGCTAAATTTATCGATCATACGTTCATCAAACCCGGTGCAGTTATTATTGATGTCGGGATGAATCGTGACGAAAACGGTAAATTATGTGGCGACGTAGACTTTGAAGATGTTCAAGAAACGGCAAGTTATGTTACACCTGTACCAGGTGGTGTTGGGCCCATGACAATTGCAATGTTAATGGGAAACACGCTACAATCTGCTGAAAAGGGTCTATAA